In Bombus pyrosoma isolate SC7728 linkage group LG2, ASM1482585v1, whole genome shotgun sequence, a genomic segment contains:
- the LOC122575847 gene encoding sodium/calcium exchanger regulatory protein 1 isoform X1 produces the protein MLSSVFGKQYKLQSSENFDDFMKALGVGIMTRKMGSSVSPVIELTENNGVYTLKTTSAFKNSEIKFKLGEEFDEETADGRKVKCVCTLDGNKLIQVQKGEKETTIEREFTPTEMKAIMKVDDIVCTRVYKVQE, from the exons ATGCTTTCATCCGTTTTCGGAAAACAATACAAACTCCAATCGAGTGAAAATTTTGATGACTTCATGAAAGCCTTGG gTGTAGGTATAATGACACGTAAAATGGGTAGCAGCGTGAGTCCCGTGATTGAACTGACAGAGAACAATGGAGTGTATACGTTGAAAACGACTAGCGCATTCAAGAactctgaaataaaattcaagctTGGTGAGGAATTTGATGAAGAAACAGCAGACGGAAGAAAAGTGAAGTGTGTCTGCACTTTAGATGGAAATAAACTTATTCAAGtacaaaaaggagaaaaggaaacCACTATTGAAAGAGAATTCACGCCGACAGAAATGAAAGCG aTCATGAAAGTTGATGATATCGTATGTACAAGAGTATACAAGGTTCAAGAATAA
- the LOC122575814 gene encoding cell cycle checkpoint protein RAD1-like isoform X6: MSVNEKLASNALLSKTYDIKYAEFVNKVLKETADSFEKEQKFLDEGNGHPVTVLIEEDGIITDCSLKTQEPDELLDFHLEPENVLNKVVLQTELLKDILSELDSTSDLIELFLSPTPPFFRISTTGLAGICHIELPHDGELVDNFQCTSTAMSSYKLSHIKPAMKALSCANKVSLRTDTCGLLCFQYMVKTDEGHTCYIEYYVRVTYSCSVFTEKCSI, encoded by the exons ATGAGtgtaaacgaaaaattagCATCAAATGCGCTTTTGTCTAAGacgtacgatataaaatatgcagaGTTTGTAAATAAAGTGCTAAAGGAAACAGCTGACAGTTTTGAAAAGGAACagaaat TTTTAGATGAG GGCAATGGACATCCTGTAACAGTTCTGATAGAGGAAGATGGTATTATAACGGATTGTTCTTTAAAAACTCAGGAACCTGATGAGTTATTAGATTTTCATCTTGAGccagaaaatgttttaaacaaaGTAGTCCTCCAAACCGAACTATTAAAAGATATCTTATCCGAACTTGATTCAACTAGTGATTTGATTGAg TTATTTTTATCACCTACTCCACCTTTCTTTCGTATTAGTACAACTGGTTTAGCTGGAATTTGCCATATTGAATTACCCCATGATGGTGAATTGGTTGACAACTTTCAATGTACTTCGACAGCTATGTCTAGTTACAAACTCTCACATATTAAGCCAGCTATGAAAGCATTGTCATGTGCAAACAAAGTTTCATTGAGGACTGATACATGTGGACTATTGTGTTTTCAATACATGGTTAAAACCGATGAAGGACATACTTGCTACATAGAATATTACGTAAGGGTGACTTATTCTTGCTCAGTATTTACAGAGAAATGTAgtatatag
- the LOC122575814 gene encoding cell cycle checkpoint protein RAD1-like isoform X4, whose amino-acid sequence MYTEVENYNLVAKLGNLKTIVLLLKAINFKENATCFGTENGLKVTVEDAKCMQASAYIPAHVFQVFNLKEDVIFRVNLNILVECLCMFWTNINCQGSSVALQLFYEGNGHPVTVLIEEDGIITDCSLKTQEPDELLDFHLEPENVLNKVVLQTELLKDILSELDSTSDLIELFLSPTPPFFRISTTGLAGICHIELPHDGELVDNFQCTSTAMSSYKLSHIKPAMKALSCANKVSLRTDTCGLLCFQYMVKTDEGHTCYIEYYISPVIDPNG is encoded by the exons ATGTATACtgaagtagaaaattataatttagttgCAAAGTTAGGAAATCTTAAAACTATAGTATTGTTACTaaaagcaattaattttaaagag AATGCCACATGTTTTGGAACAGAGAATGGTTTAAAAGTAACAGTAGAAGATGCAAAATGCATGCAAGCTAGTGCTTATATACCAGCTCATGTATTTCAAGTGTTTAATTTAAAGGAAGACGTAATATTTAGAGtaaatttaaacatattaGTGGAATGCCTCTGTATGTTCTGGACTAATATAAATTGTCAAGGGAGCTCTGTAGCTTTGCAGCTTTTCTATGAA GGCAATGGACATCCTGTAACAGTTCTGATAGAGGAAGATGGTATTATAACGGATTGTTCTTTAAAAACTCAGGAACCTGATGAGTTATTAGATTTTCATCTTGAGccagaaaatgttttaaacaaaGTAGTCCTCCAAACCGAACTATTAAAAGATATCTTATCCGAACTTGATTCAACTAGTGATTTGATTGAg TTATTTTTATCACCTACTCCACCTTTCTTTCGTATTAGTACAACTGGTTTAGCTGGAATTTGCCATATTGAATTACCCCATGATGGTGAATTGGTTGACAACTTTCAATGTACTTCGACAGCTATGTCTAGTTACAAACTCTCACATATTAAGCCAGCTATGAAAGCATTGTCATGTGCAAACAAAGTTTCATTGAGGACTGATACATGTGGACTATTGTGTTTTCAATACATGGTTAAAACCGATGAAGGACATACTTGCTACATAGAATATTAC atttctCCAGTGATAGATCCTAATGgataa
- the LOC122575847 gene encoding sodium/calcium exchanger regulatory protein 1 isoform X2: MPEFLGKKYKLFSSENFDDFMKALGVGIMTRKMGSSVSPVIELTENNGVYTLKTTSAFKNSEIKFKLGEEFDEETADGRKVKCVCTLDGNKLIQVQKGEKETTIEREFTPTEMKAIMKVDDIVCTRVYKVQE, translated from the exons atGCCGGAGTTCCTTGGAAAAAAATACAAGCTGTTCAGCAGCGAGAATTTCGACGATTTTATGAAAGCGCTCG gTGTAGGTATAATGACACGTAAAATGGGTAGCAGCGTGAGTCCCGTGATTGAACTGACAGAGAACAATGGAGTGTATACGTTGAAAACGACTAGCGCATTCAAGAactctgaaataaaattcaagctTGGTGAGGAATTTGATGAAGAAACAGCAGACGGAAGAAAAGTGAAGTGTGTCTGCACTTTAGATGGAAATAAACTTATTCAAGtacaaaaaggagaaaaggaaacCACTATTGAAAGAGAATTCACGCCGACAGAAATGAAAGCG aTCATGAAAGTTGATGATATCGTATGTACAAGAGTATACAAGGTTCAAGAATAA
- the LOC122575814 gene encoding cell cycle checkpoint protein RAD1-like isoform X5 encodes MYTYLLYENATCFGTENGLKVTVEDAKCMQASAYIPAHVFQVFNLKEDVIFRVNLNILVECLCMFWTNINCQGSSVALQLFYEGNGHPVTVLIEEDGIITDCSLKTQEPDELLDFHLEPENVLNKVVLQTELLKDILSELDSTSDLIELFLSPTPPFFRISTTGLAGICHIELPHDGELVDNFQCTSTAMSSYKLSHIKPAMKALSCANKVSLRTDTCGLLCFQYMVKTDEGHTCYIEYYVRVTYSCSVFTEKCSI; translated from the exons atgtatacatatttactat ATGAG AATGCCACATGTTTTGGAACAGAGAATGGTTTAAAAGTAACAGTAGAAGATGCAAAATGCATGCAAGCTAGTGCTTATATACCAGCTCATGTATTTCAAGTGTTTAATTTAAAGGAAGACGTAATATTTAGAGtaaatttaaacatattaGTGGAATGCCTCTGTATGTTCTGGACTAATATAAATTGTCAAGGGAGCTCTGTAGCTTTGCAGCTTTTCTATGAA GGCAATGGACATCCTGTAACAGTTCTGATAGAGGAAGATGGTATTATAACGGATTGTTCTTTAAAAACTCAGGAACCTGATGAGTTATTAGATTTTCATCTTGAGccagaaaatgttttaaacaaaGTAGTCCTCCAAACCGAACTATTAAAAGATATCTTATCCGAACTTGATTCAACTAGTGATTTGATTGAg TTATTTTTATCACCTACTCCACCTTTCTTTCGTATTAGTACAACTGGTTTAGCTGGAATTTGCCATATTGAATTACCCCATGATGGTGAATTGGTTGACAACTTTCAATGTACTTCGACAGCTATGTCTAGTTACAAACTCTCACATATTAAGCCAGCTATGAAAGCATTGTCATGTGCAAACAAAGTTTCATTGAGGACTGATACATGTGGACTATTGTGTTTTCAATACATGGTTAAAACCGATGAAGGACATACTTGCTACATAGAATATTACGTAAGGGTGACTTATTCTTGCTCAGTATTTACAGAGAAATGTAgtatatag
- the LOC122575814 gene encoding cell cycle checkpoint protein RAD1-like isoform X2, whose protein sequence is MSVNEKLASNALLSKTYDIKYAEFVNKVLKETADSFEKEQKFLDENATCFGTENGLKVTVEDAKCMQASAYIPAHVFQVFNLKEDVIFRVNLNILVECLCMFWTNINCQGSSVALQLFYEGNGHPVTVLIEEDGIITDCSLKTQEPDELLDFHLEPENVLNKVVLQTELLKDILSELDSTSDLIELFLSPTPPFFRISTTGLAGICHIELPHDGELVDNFQCTSTAMSSYKLSHIKPAMKALSCANKVSLRTDTCGLLCFQYMVKTDEGHTCYIEYYISPVIDPNG, encoded by the exons ATGAGtgtaaacgaaaaattagCATCAAATGCGCTTTTGTCTAAGacgtacgatataaaatatgcagaGTTTGTAAATAAAGTGCTAAAGGAAACAGCTGACAGTTTTGAAAAGGAACagaaat TTTTAGATGAG AATGCCACATGTTTTGGAACAGAGAATGGTTTAAAAGTAACAGTAGAAGATGCAAAATGCATGCAAGCTAGTGCTTATATACCAGCTCATGTATTTCAAGTGTTTAATTTAAAGGAAGACGTAATATTTAGAGtaaatttaaacatattaGTGGAATGCCTCTGTATGTTCTGGACTAATATAAATTGTCAAGGGAGCTCTGTAGCTTTGCAGCTTTTCTATGAA GGCAATGGACATCCTGTAACAGTTCTGATAGAGGAAGATGGTATTATAACGGATTGTTCTTTAAAAACTCAGGAACCTGATGAGTTATTAGATTTTCATCTTGAGccagaaaatgttttaaacaaaGTAGTCCTCCAAACCGAACTATTAAAAGATATCTTATCCGAACTTGATTCAACTAGTGATTTGATTGAg TTATTTTTATCACCTACTCCACCTTTCTTTCGTATTAGTACAACTGGTTTAGCTGGAATTTGCCATATTGAATTACCCCATGATGGTGAATTGGTTGACAACTTTCAATGTACTTCGACAGCTATGTCTAGTTACAAACTCTCACATATTAAGCCAGCTATGAAAGCATTGTCATGTGCAAACAAAGTTTCATTGAGGACTGATACATGTGGACTATTGTGTTTTCAATACATGGTTAAAACCGATGAAGGACATACTTGCTACATAGAATATTAC atttctCCAGTGATAGATCCTAATGgataa
- the LOC122575814 gene encoding cell cycle checkpoint protein RAD1-like isoform X3 — protein MYTEVENYNLVAKLGNLKTIVLLLKAINFKENATCFGTENGLKVTVEDAKCMQASAYIPAHVFQVFNLKEDVIFRVNLNILVECLCMFWTNINCQGSSVALQLFYEGNGHPVTVLIEEDGIITDCSLKTQEPDELLDFHLEPENVLNKVVLQTELLKDILSELDSTSDLIELFLSPTPPFFRISTTGLAGICHIELPHDGELVDNFQCTSTAMSSYKLSHIKPAMKALSCANKVSLRTDTCGLLCFQYMVKTDEGHTCYIEYYVRVTYSCSVFTEKCSI, from the exons ATGTATACtgaagtagaaaattataatttagttgCAAAGTTAGGAAATCTTAAAACTATAGTATTGTTACTaaaagcaattaattttaaagag AATGCCACATGTTTTGGAACAGAGAATGGTTTAAAAGTAACAGTAGAAGATGCAAAATGCATGCAAGCTAGTGCTTATATACCAGCTCATGTATTTCAAGTGTTTAATTTAAAGGAAGACGTAATATTTAGAGtaaatttaaacatattaGTGGAATGCCTCTGTATGTTCTGGACTAATATAAATTGTCAAGGGAGCTCTGTAGCTTTGCAGCTTTTCTATGAA GGCAATGGACATCCTGTAACAGTTCTGATAGAGGAAGATGGTATTATAACGGATTGTTCTTTAAAAACTCAGGAACCTGATGAGTTATTAGATTTTCATCTTGAGccagaaaatgttttaaacaaaGTAGTCCTCCAAACCGAACTATTAAAAGATATCTTATCCGAACTTGATTCAACTAGTGATTTGATTGAg TTATTTTTATCACCTACTCCACCTTTCTTTCGTATTAGTACAACTGGTTTAGCTGGAATTTGCCATATTGAATTACCCCATGATGGTGAATTGGTTGACAACTTTCAATGTACTTCGACAGCTATGTCTAGTTACAAACTCTCACATATTAAGCCAGCTATGAAAGCATTGTCATGTGCAAACAAAGTTTCATTGAGGACTGATACATGTGGACTATTGTGTTTTCAATACATGGTTAAAACCGATGAAGGACATACTTGCTACATAGAATATTACGTAAGGGTGACTTATTCTTGCTCAGTATTTACAGAGAAATGTAgtatatag
- the LOC122575814 gene encoding cell cycle checkpoint protein RAD1-like isoform X1 — MSVNEKLASNALLSKTYDIKYAEFVNKVLKETADSFEKEQKFLDENATCFGTENGLKVTVEDAKCMQASAYIPAHVFQVFNLKEDVIFRVNLNILVECLCMFWTNINCQGSSVALQLFYEGNGHPVTVLIEEDGIITDCSLKTQEPDELLDFHLEPENVLNKVVLQTELLKDILSELDSTSDLIELFLSPTPPFFRISTTGLAGICHIELPHDGELVDNFQCTSTAMSSYKLSHIKPAMKALSCANKVSLRTDTCGLLCFQYMVKTDEGHTCYIEYYVRVTYSCSVFTEKCSI; from the exons ATGAGtgtaaacgaaaaattagCATCAAATGCGCTTTTGTCTAAGacgtacgatataaaatatgcagaGTTTGTAAATAAAGTGCTAAAGGAAACAGCTGACAGTTTTGAAAAGGAACagaaat TTTTAGATGAG AATGCCACATGTTTTGGAACAGAGAATGGTTTAAAAGTAACAGTAGAAGATGCAAAATGCATGCAAGCTAGTGCTTATATACCAGCTCATGTATTTCAAGTGTTTAATTTAAAGGAAGACGTAATATTTAGAGtaaatttaaacatattaGTGGAATGCCTCTGTATGTTCTGGACTAATATAAATTGTCAAGGGAGCTCTGTAGCTTTGCAGCTTTTCTATGAA GGCAATGGACATCCTGTAACAGTTCTGATAGAGGAAGATGGTATTATAACGGATTGTTCTTTAAAAACTCAGGAACCTGATGAGTTATTAGATTTTCATCTTGAGccagaaaatgttttaaacaaaGTAGTCCTCCAAACCGAACTATTAAAAGATATCTTATCCGAACTTGATTCAACTAGTGATTTGATTGAg TTATTTTTATCACCTACTCCACCTTTCTTTCGTATTAGTACAACTGGTTTAGCTGGAATTTGCCATATTGAATTACCCCATGATGGTGAATTGGTTGACAACTTTCAATGTACTTCGACAGCTATGTCTAGTTACAAACTCTCACATATTAAGCCAGCTATGAAAGCATTGTCATGTGCAAACAAAGTTTCATTGAGGACTGATACATGTGGACTATTGTGTTTTCAATACATGGTTAAAACCGATGAAGGACATACTTGCTACATAGAATATTACGTAAGGGTGACTTATTCTTGCTCAGTATTTACAGAGAAATGTAgtatatag
- the LOC122575841 gene encoding uncharacterized protein LOC122575841, producing the protein MFDTEKFIGEIEKRPAIYDVNRSEYNDRNAKMTAWDEVCQVMVPNWARLTDEERNVEEKNLRGKWRNIRDYFMKELKLQKSQKVGPVGRKRKKYMYFDQLLFLMPTVENKRNAGTTLSNCKSEESEGEIDNPVIEEYDVPLAHAAPSITTGREYLQPGASYKMCPRYPKQLCETSFASFDNEIHDILSSHSSQRVAYDEDDYDKMFLLSLLPIIRQVPEEKKLDVRIQMQQVLALALRPPDSMQ; encoded by the exons ATGTTCGATACTGAGAAATTTATCGGAGAAATCGAGAAACGACCGGCGATTTATGATGTGAATCGTAGCGAGTACAACGACCGTAATGCCAAGATGACCGCGTGGGACGAGGTCTGCCAGGTGATGGTACCGAATTGGGCGCGCTTGACGGACGAGGAGAGAAACGTAGAAG AGAAAAACTTACGtggaaaatggagaaatatcCGTGactattttatgaaagaatTGAAGCTTCAGAAATCACAGAAAGTAGGGCCGGTTGGtcggaaacgaaagaaatacatGTATTTCGATCAACTGTTATTTCTAATGCCAACGGTGGAGAATAAACG AAATGCCGGTACTACATTAAGTAATTGCAAATCTGAGGAGAGCGAGGGTGAAATTGACAATCCGGTGATCGAAGAATACGACGTACCATTGGCCCATGCTGCTCCCTCCATTACCACTGGCAGGGAATACCTTCAGCCGGGCGCATCCTATAAAATGTGCCCCCGTTATCCGAAGCAGCTTTGTGAGACGTCGTTCGCGTCCTTCGATAATGAAATTCACGATATCCTGTCGTCACACAGCAGCCAACGAGTTGCATACGATGAGGATGACTACGACAAAATGTTTCTACTTTCGTTATTGCCGATCATTCGACAAGTACCGGAAGAGAAGAAGCTCGATGTCCGGATACAGATGCAACAAGTCTTGGCCCTGGCACTTCGTCCTCCGGATAGTATGCAATGA